In Acidobacteriota bacterium, the DNA window ACCGGTTCGACGCCCCAGCTCTTCCACAGCTGCGCCAGCGACCATTCGACGGCGAAGAGCGCCGGCTGAGCTACGGCGGTATCCGTGAGCCGTGCGGCGGCGGCCTCCCGAACCTCCCCTTCGAGGGGCTCTTCGGGCAGCAGGAGATCGAGGAGGTCGAAGCCCAGCAGGGGCTGGAGAAGACCGCAACAGGTCTCCAGCTCGGCGCGGAAGCGCGGTTCCTCCTGCGCCAGGTCCCGGGCCATGTCGAGATGCTGAGAGCCCTGGCCGGGGAAGAGGAAGGCCACCGGCGGCGCCTCTTCCGGAGCCACCGCCCGCCGCAACGGCTCGGCCTCCTCACCGCGTAGCGCGGCAGCGGCGTCGGCGGCGTCCCGGGCCACCACCAGGGTGCGGTGGAGGAAGGGCCGACGGCCCATGGAGAGGGTGTAGGCGGCGTCCGCCAGGGCCGGGGCGGCGTCCTGTTCTGAAGTCGAGGCCTCCGGATTCAGGGCCTCCGCCAGATTCCCCGCCGCGGCGGTCAGGGCCTGGTCGCCCCGGGCGCTCACCACCAGCAACTGCCAGGGCGCCGGCTCGGAGGTCGCCGGCAGCGGCGGAGCCTCCTCCAGCACCGCGTGGGCGTTGGTGCCGCCGATGCCGAAGCTCGACACGCCGGCCCGGCGCCGCGCGCCTTCGGAGATCTCCCACGGCGTGCGCTCGGTGGGTACGAAGAATGGGGTGGCGTCGAGGCTGAGCTTGGGGTTGGGCTGCTGGAAGTGCAGGCTCGGCGCCAGCTCCCGATGCTCGAGGCTGGCCACCGCCTTGATCAAGCCGGTGACGCCGGCGGCGGTGTCGAGGTGACCGAGGTTGGTCTTCACCGAGCCGATGGCGCAGCGTTCCGGCGGCGTACCGCCGGCGCGGAAGGCCTCCGCCAGCGCCGCCACCTCGATGGGGTCGCCGAGGGCGGTGCCGGTGCCGTGGGCCTCCACATAGCCGATACTGGAGGCCTCGACCCCCGCCGTCGCCAGCGCCTGCGCCACCACCTGGGCCTGGCCTTCGATGCTGGGGGCGGTGTAACCGATCTTGGCGGCGCCGTCGTTGTTGATGGCGGTGCCGCGGACCACCGCGTGGATGGTGTCGCCGTCCGCCAGCGCGCGGTCCAGGGGCTTGAGCGCCACCACTCCGGCGCCGCTGCCGAAGACCGTCCCCTGGGCTTCGGCGTCGAAGGCCCGGCAATGGCCGTCCGGCGAGGGAATGCCGCCCTCTTCCCAAAGGTAGCCCTCGGTGAGGGGCGTGCGGATGGTGACGCCCCCGGCCAGGGCCATCTCGCACTCCCCCGCCGCCAGGCTGCGGCAAGCCAGGTGCACCGCCACCAGCGAGCTGGAACAGGCGGTCTGGACGTTGAGGGCCGGCCCTTCGAGACCCAGCTTGTAGGCCACCCGAGTGGGGACGAAATCTTTGTCGTTGCCGATGAAGATCTGGTAGCGGGCGGCGCTGGAGGCGTTGTCCACCGCCCCCGCTTGATGAATGTAGGTGTGGACACCGGCGCTGGCGAAGACCCCCACCCGGCCGCCGGTGCGCCGCGGGTCGTAGCCGGCGTCCTCCAGAGCCTGCCAGCAGACCTCCAGGAAGACCCGATGCTGGGGGTCCATGAGCTCCGCTTCCCGGGGGTGGAAGCCGAAGAATTCGGCGTCGAAGAGGTCGGCCCCCTCCATGCGCCCGGCGACCTTGACGTAATCCGGCCGTTCCAGCAGCTCGGCATCGACGCCGGCGGCGAGGAGCTCCTCGTCGGTGAAATGGGTCAGCAGCTCTTCGCCGGCGGCCACTCGCCGCCACAGCTCGCCGGGATCCGCGGCGCCGGGGAAACGTCCGGCGACGCCGATGACTGCGACGGGCACCGCGCCTGGCACCACCACCGAACCGCCAGCGGTCCGAGACTCCGGCGATGAGGAGGCCGCCGCGCGACCGGCGGAGGCCGGCGCCTCCCCCAGCAGCCGTGCCAGGGAGCGCACCGTGGTGTGGCGGAAGAGCTCCACCATGGGCAGATCTCGGCCAGTGAGCTCCACCAGCCGGTCGTGGACCCGCGCCAGGGAGAGGGAATGGCCGCCGAGATCGAAGAAATTCTCGTCCAGACCGACGGCCTCGACCTCCAAGACGTCCTGCCAAATCTCCGCCACCTTGCGCTCGAGACCGCTGAGGGGCACTGCCCCGGCACCTTTGTCGCCGCTCTCCACCACCGGCTCCGGCAGGGCCTTGCGGTCCACCTTGCCGTTGGGAGTCAGGGGGAAGCGGTCCAGCAGCACCACCGCCGACGGCAGAAAGGCCTCCGGCAGAGAGCCCCCCAGGAAGCGGCGGACCTGCGGCAAGGCCAGCTCCGGATCCTGCCGGTGCTCCTCCTCTACCACCAGATAGGCCACCAGCCGATCATCGCCGCCGCGGCTCGACCAGGTGGAAACCACCGCCTGCTCGACGGCGGGATGGGCGGTGAGAGCGGTCTCGATCTCGCCCAGCTCGATGCGGTGGCCGCGCACCTTGACCTGGTGGTCGAGGCGGCCCAGGAACTCCAGCAACCCGCCGCGGCCAATGCGCCCCAGGTCTCCCGTGGCGTAAAGCCGGGAGCCGGGCTGGACCCCTTCGTCCTCGCCGCCGGTGCCGTCGGGCAGGAAACGCTCCGCGGTGAGGCCCGGGCGCCCCCAATAGCCACGGGCGACGCCCACGCCGCCGATGAAGATCTGTCCCGGCACCCCCAGGGGCACCGGTTCCAGATGGCGATCTAAGAGCACGATGCGGGTGTTGGCGATGGGCCGCCCGAGAGGTACGTGGGAGGCGTCGAGGCCGAGGCGGTGCACCGCCGACCACACCGTCGTCTCCGTCGGGCCGTAGAGATTCCACGCGGAGGTGGCGAAGCGCGCCAGCTGCTGGGCCAGGTCGAGGGGCAAGGGCTCGCCGCCGCACAAGACCTTGAGCGCCGGAGACCCTCGCCAGCCGGCCTCCAGCAGCAGACGCCAGGTGGTGGGCGTGGCCTGCATGGCGGTGGCGCCGGTGTCCTCCAGCACCGCCAGCAGGCTCTTCCCCGAGCCCGCCGCCTCCCGGGACACCAGCACCACCTGGGCCCCCAGGGCCAGGGGCAGGAAGAGCTCCAGGGCGAAGATGTCGAAGGAGAGGGTGGTGACGCTGGCCAGCACGTCGTGGCGGCCGAGGCCCGGTCGCCGCGCCATGGAGACCAGGAAGCTCACCAGACCCCGGTGGGGCACCTGGACGCCCTTGGGGCGGCCGGTGGAGCCCGAGGTGTAGATGGTGTAGGCGAGGTGATGGCCGCAGAGGGCGGGGCCGGTGTGGTTGGTGTGGGGGCGCGCCTGGGAGCGGCCGTCGATGACGTCCTCGTCGCGGTCCAGCGCCACCACCCGTCCGGCAAACCCGGCGAGGCTGGGCAGCAGCTCCTCCTCGGTGATCACCAACGAGGCTCCCGAGTCCTCCAACATGTAGGCGATGCGCTCCGCCGGATAGCTCGGATCCAGGGGCACATAGCAGCCCCGGGCCTTGAGCACCGCCAGCAGAGCCGTCGGGATCTGCGGTCCCCGGCGCAGCAGCACCGCCACCGGCGTCTCGATGGCCACCCCGAGAGCCAGCAGATGGTGGGCCAGGCGGTTGGCCCGAGCTTCCACCTCGGCATAGCTCAAGGCCTCCTCCGCCGAGCCGCTCTGACCGAAGCCCTGCCCGAAGACCAGCGCCGGACTGGCGCCAAAGCGGTCGACGCTGTCCTCGAAGAGGCGGTGGATCAGCGCCGGCTCCGGGAATTCCGTGTCGGTGCGATTCCACTCCACCAGCAGCTGTTGCCGCTGAGGCTCCGCCAGCAGCGGCAGGCGGCCGACGGAGGTCCACGGCGCCTCCGCCACGGCGTCGGCGAGGGTCACCAGGCGGCGCACCAGATGGTCCGCGGTGGCCTCGTCGAAGAGATCGCGGCTGTAGACCAACGACAGTCCGATGCCCTCCGAGGTCCGTGCCGCCACCAGCGAAAGATCCATCTGCGCCGGCTGCTCCGGGAGCTCCAGATGATGCAGCTGCAGCGGCCCCAGCGGCAGGCGGGCGTTCTCCACCCCGAGGACGAAGGGAGCCAAGGGCGCCAGCTCGGGGCGGTGACTTTGCTGCAGGGTGAAGAGCGCCTGGAAGACCGGCGAGCGGCTCGGATCCCGGGTCGGCTGCAGGCGCTCCGCCAGGCGGGCGAAGGGCAGCTCGCCGTGGGCGAAGGCGTCAAGGGTAGTGCGTCGCAGGCGCAGCAGCAGCTGGCGGAAGGTGGGCCGGCCACCGAAGTCCGCCGCCAGCACCACGGGGTTGACGAAATAACCCAGCACGTCGGACAGGTCCGGGGTGTCGCGACCTGCCGTGGGGGTGCCCACCAGAATCTTGGGATGGCCGGAGAGACGATGGAGGAGAATCGACCACAGCGCCAGCAGGACCACGAAGAGGGTGGTGCCGGTCTCCCGGGCGAGGGCCTCCAGGCGCTCCGCCAGCTCGGCGTCGAGAGCACCGCCGACGCGGCCGCCGGCATCCGAGAGCACCGCCGGCCGAGAGCGGTCCGGGTGGATGTCGAGAACCGGGAGGGGCCGGGGCAGAGCCTCGCTCCAATGGTCCATCAGCTGCTCTAGGCGCCCCCCTTCCAGGTGCTCCCGCTGCCAGGCCACGTAGTCGCGGTAGCGGACCACCGGCCCCGCCGGCAGCGGTACGTCCTCTCCCAGGGCCCGGCGATAGCGATAGCCCAACTCCTCGATCATCAACGCCGCGGACCAGAAGTCCGCCACCAGATGATGGAAGACCATCAGCAGCCGATGCTCCGCCGGGCCGCAACGGTAGAGGACGATGCGCACCAGCGGTCCGGCCTCCGCATCCATCGGACGGCGGGCCTCCCGGTCCATCTCCTCCAGCAGCTCGTCCTCGCCGCGGCCCCGGGCCTCCTCGACCCGGAAGTCGAGGGCGCCGGCCACCGGCACCGCGGTGGCGTAGGGCTCACCGCTACGGGACGGGAACACCGTCCGCAGCACTTCGTGACGGCCCACAAGACCGGCGAAAGCCTCCCGTAGCGCCCCGCTATCCACCTCTTCGTCGATCCGGGCCGCGGCCCGCAGCAGGTAGGCGGCGCTTTGGGGATGGGTTCGCTGAATCGCCCACAGGGCCCGCTGGCCTTCGGACAGGGGCCAGGTGGCAGGCTCCTCCGCGGTCTCCGCAGCCGCCTCCAGCCGCCGGCGCCGCAGGCCACCGGGGGTGTCCGCCAGAGCCTCTTCTTCACCGGCCTCCCCGGTACCCGCCGCCGAATCCAGGTTCTCCGCCAAGAGCTCGACCAATGAAGCCAGATTCAGGTCTTCCAACAGCCGCGCCATGGGCACCAGAACGCCGATCTCCTGCTCGATCTCGTGCTGCAGCTCCACCGCCGCCAGCGAGTCGAGGCCCAGGGCCACCAGCGGCCGGTCCGGCGACAGCTCCGAGGGGGCCACCCGCAACTGCTGGGCCAGGCGCCGGCGGAGCATGTCACCCAAGGCCTGCCGTCGGGCCTCCGCCTCGAGCTCCCGCAGAGCTTCGCCGTCGAGCCCTTCCTGCTCCCGGGTCACCGGCGCCACCGTCAGGGTGCCGCGGGCAACCTCCTTCAGACCGCCCTCGAGGTACGCCCGGCGGCACGGCTGGCGCTGGATCTTGCCGCTGGAGGTCTTGGGCACCGTGCCCCACTTGAGCAAGACCAGGTCCCAGGGAGTGACCTCGTGCTCCCGGGCCAGCGCACCGCGCACGGCGTCGAAGATCTGCTGATAATCCTTCCCCGCCCGCCGTTCGAGCTCCTGCACCAGCACCAGCTGCTCCTCGCCGTCGACCTCGACGGCGAAGGCGGCGGCGCAGCCGGGACGCAGGTCCGGATGAGCGCGCTCGGCGGTGAGCTCCAGATCCTGGGGATAGTGGTTTCTGCCGCGGAGGATGATCAGGTCCTTGAGCCGACCGGTGACCAGCAGCTCGCCGTCCACCAGAGTGCCCAGATCCCCGGTGCGCAGGAACGTTCCGGCCTCCGGATCGTCTGCCAAGCGGGCCTGGAAGACCTCCTCGGTGAGCTCCTGCCGCTGCCAATAGCCGGCGGCGACGCTGGGGCCGGAGACCCAAATCTCCCCCACCTCTCCATCCGGCAACCGCCGGCGGGTCTCCGGGTCGGCGATGACCACCTGCTGATCGAGCCAGGCGTGGCCACAGCCCACCAGCCGGCGCCCGGCTTCCGCGGAAGCGTCTTCGGACACCTCCTCCAGAGGGCTCACCCGCCCCTGCTCCAGGCCGTCCACCTCCGCGGTCACCACCACCGGCTCGCGCTCCCGATCCCCGCCGGTGACCAACAGCGTGGCTTCCGCCAGGCCGTAGCAGGGGTACAGAGCCTCGGGCCGGAAGCCACAGGGGGCGAAGGCCCGGGCGAAGCGCTCCAGGCTGTCCGCCCGCACCGGCTCAGCGCCGTTGTAGGCGAGGGTCCAGGTCGACAGGTCGAGAGAGCGGCGATCCTCCTCGGAGATGCGCCGCACGCACAGCTCGTAGGCGAAGTTGGGAGCGCCGCTGGTGGTGCCCCGGTAGCGGCTGACGGCCTGCAGCCAGCGCACCGGAGAGCGCAGGAAGGCCACCGGCGACATCAACACACAGGAGCCCCCGACGTAGAGGGGCTGGAGCACGTTTCCGATCAACCCCATGTCGTGGTAGAGGGGCAGCCAACCGACGATCACCGACTCCTCCGACAACCCGAAGGAGCAGCGGATCGCCTCCTCGTTGTGCACCAGGTTGCCGTGGGTGACCATCACCCCCTTGGGGGCTGCGGTGGAGCCCGAGGTGTATTGGAGGAAGGCCACGTCGGAGGCGGCGAGGCGGGGCAGCGCCTCCTCGTCTCCATCCCCATCTCCGTCCCCATTCTCGACACCGTCCGGCGCCATCCAGCGCACCCCTTCGAGCTCCGGCGCGCGGCCGGCGAGGATTTCCAGCTTCTCCAGGTGAGCGCCGTCGGTGAGCACCAGTCGCGGGCGAGCGTCAGCGGCGATGGAGCGCACGCGGGGCAGGGTGCGGCGAGATCCCGGCGGGTACGCCGGCACCGCCACCACGCCGGCGTAGAGGCAGGCGACGAAGGAAACGATGAAATCGAGGCCCGGCGGGAAGAGCAAGAGCGCCCGGTCACCGGGCTCCGCCACCGTCAGAAGGCGCGCCGCCAGAGCCCGGGCTTGGTTCCGGAGGGACGCGTAGGTGAGGACCTGAGCTTCTTCGCCAGCGGAATCGAGAAAGCGGTAGAGCGCTTTCTCCCCCTGACGCTCCACCCAGGAATCGAGGCGTGTGGTGAGTGCAGCTTCTAGAGGATCTGTCGAGGAGCCCACAGGGGGGCGATGGCTCATCGCCTCGCCTCAGGCTGGGAGCAATCCGGTTGAGACATCTCCCGCGGAAGCGAGCGCTGGAAGGCCGCTAGCAGCCGGACTGAGGAACCCTCGGTTCCGGCTCGGGCAGATTGGTCTCGGGCAGATTCGGCGCCGTCTCGTCTGGCACGCTCTCGCCCGGCCGGCTTCGATGGGAAGCCGAAGCCACAGCCGCTGGCTGCTCGCCTAGAAGGAGCCTTGTTTGAGTTCACGGAAATCCAAACCTCGAAATAAATCACCAGCGGCCCCTTCTCCCGGTGGAGCAGCGGAACCGCTGGTAGAAAAAACTAGCCTTGTCGCTGATCGGAGCACTGCCTTCGATCGACCCCGGATCGCAGCGCCGCCAACAACCCATCGCCCAACCTGATCCAGCCGCTTGTAGTTAGGGTCTTGCTCGCTGAAGTGACTTCGAGTGGATCAGGAAAGAGCTCGCCACATCGAGCAGCTGGGATTGCCGCTCCCCCAAGGTGTGCCCTCGGCCCAGCAAAATGAGACAGTTCTGTGTCGAATCTGTAACGATTCAGAATGCCTTCAAGTGCTGCGCCGATGAGGGCCATCGATGAGCCATCCCCCCACAAACTCTCCCCGCCACCCTCGGCCCTGCTTCGGCAGATCAGCAAGTCCCTGATCGGGATATACTTCGCCCATGGCCAAGATCGGTACCACCGGCGTCATCACCTACTTCCTCTCCCGGCTGCGCTACCCCCAGCTCTTCAGCCTGGTGCTCGCGCTGCTGGTCCTCGACCTTTTTCTCTTCGACCCCATCCCGTTCCTGGACGAGATCCTCCTCGCCGCCGGCACCATCCTGCTGGGTATGCTGAAGAATCGAGGAGACGACAAGGACGACGAGCTGCCTCGGGAGGAAAAGAACGTCACCCCCGAGGAAGAACGCCCCTAGCCGAGCTGGCCGGTCAGTCCGGCCTTTCCCCGCATCACCTCTCCGATTTCGAGACTGCCATGACCCTCGCTCTGCTGATTTATTTCGGATTCAGCTTCACCGCCATCGTCGGCGTCACCTGGATCACCCTCGCCTACCGTGGCAAAGGAGCCGCGGTGGCGGCCGGGCTGGCGACCCTGATCTTCTTTGTCCTCATCGCCTGGGCCCTCTACCGCTGGGTACTGCCGGAGCTGCAGGCGATCTCGGTTCAATAGGATTCAATCGATCTAAAGAGCAGCGCGAGATGGCCGGGAGCCCAAGAGCAGCCCGACCCTGAGGAAATGGTATGCTCCTCCGCTCACCCTGGCGGCGAGCGGAGAAACGCCGCAAATCACCTGAGCAGCGAAAGCATGGAGTCAGCGCCATGAGCGATGAAACGCACCCCGACGCCTACGAGCCGTCCACCTTGGAGCCCGCCTGGCGGGAGCGCTGGGAGCAAGACGGCCTGTACAACGCCGACATCGACACCGAGGGCAAGCCCCTCTACGCGCTCTCCATGCTGCCCTATCCCTCCGGCGATCTGCACATGGGCCATTGGTACGCCCTCGTGCCCTCCGACGCCCGCGCCCGCTATCTGCGCATGCAGGGATACAACGTGCTCTTCCCCATCGGCTTCGACGCCTTCGGCCTGCCGGCGGAGAACGCCGCCATCCAGCGCAACATCCACCCCAAAGAGTGGACCTACGCCAACATCGAGCGCATGCGCGGCCAGCTGCGCACCATGGGCACCATGTTCGACTGGCGGCGGGAGATCATCAGCTGCGATCCGAAGTACTACCGCTGGACCCAATGGTTCTTCAACCGTCTGCTGAAGGGTGACCTGGCCTACCGCAAGGCGGCGGCGGTGGATTGGTGCCCGAGCTGCAACACCACTCTCGCCCGGGAGCAGGTGGTGGGCGAGGACCGTCACTGCGAGCGCTGCGACACCCCGGTGACCAAGCGCCAGCTGGACCAATGGTTCTTCCGCACCACCAACTACGCCGAAGAGCTGCTGGACTTCTCGAATCTGGACTGGCCGGAGCGGGTGCAGACCCTGCAGGAGCATTGGATCGGCCGCTCCGAGGGCGCCCACGTGGTCTTCAAGACCGAAGCCGGCGATCCGCTGGAGGTTTTCACCACCCGCCCCGACACCCTGTGGGGCGCCACCTTCATGGTGCTGGCTCCGGAGCATCCGCTGGTAGAGAAGCTGACCACCGACGCCCAGCGCGCCGAGGTCGACGCCTACATCGAGGCCACCACCCGCCAGACCGACGTGCAGCGGGAGGCGGCGGATCGCGAGAAGACCGGCGTCTTCACCGGCGGCTACGCCGTCAACCCGGTCAACGGCGAGCGCATCCCGGTGTGGATCGCCGACTATGTGCTGATGAGCTACGGCTCCGGCGCCATCATGGCGGTGCCCGCCCACGACCAGCGGGACTTCGAGTTCGCCCGCCGCTTCGGTCTGGAGATCCGGGTGGTGATCCAGCCCGAGGGCGAGGAGGCGGTGCCCGCCGAAGCCATGGACGCGGCGGTGGAAGCCAAGGGCGTGATGGTGCACTCCGGCCCCTTGACCGGTACCCCCCAGGAAGAGGCCATGGAGAAGGTCCTGACCTACCTGGAGGAGCAGGAGATCGGCCGCCGCGCCGTCAACTACCGGCTGCGGGATTGGCTGATCTCCCGCCAGCGCTATTGGGGCGCCCCCATCCCGGTGGTCTATTGCCCCGAATGCGGTGCCGTGCCGGTGCCCGACGACCAGCTGCCGGTGGAGCTGCCGGACGACGTCGACTGGCGTCCCACCGGCGAGAGCCCCCTGAAGCTCCACCCCACCTGGCGCCACACCACCTGCCCGGGCTGCGGCGGCGAAGCGGAGCGCGAGACGGACACCATGGACACCTTCATGTGCTCCTCCTGGTACCACCTGCGCTATCTCTCGCCGGACTACGATCAGGGCCCCTTCGACCCCGCCGAATACGAGCATTGGATGCCCGTGGACTGCTACACCGGCGGTATCGAGCACGCCACCATGCACCTGATCTACACCCGCTTCTTCCACAAGGCGTGCCGCGACCTGGGCATCACCCAGGGCCCGGAGCCCATGAGCCAGCTGCGCAACCAGGGCATCAT includes these proteins:
- a CDS encoding amino acid adenylation domain-containing protein, yielding MSHRPPVGSSTDPLEAALTTRLDSWVERQGEKALYRFLDSAGEEAQVLTYASLRNQARALAARLLTVAEPGDRALLLFPPGLDFIVSFVACLYAGVVAVPAYPPGSRRTLPRVRSIAADARPRLVLTDGAHLEKLEILAGRAPELEGVRWMAPDGVENGDGDGDGDEEALPRLAASDVAFLQYTSGSTAAPKGVMVTHGNLVHNEEAIRCSFGLSEESVIVGWLPLYHDMGLIGNVLQPLYVGGSCVLMSPVAFLRSPVRWLQAVSRYRGTTSGAPNFAYELCVRRISEEDRRSLDLSTWTLAYNGAEPVRADSLERFARAFAPCGFRPEALYPCYGLAEATLLVTGGDREREPVVVTAEVDGLEQGRVSPLEEVSEDASAEAGRRLVGCGHAWLDQQVVIADPETRRRLPDGEVGEIWVSGPSVAAGYWQRQELTEEVFQARLADDPEAGTFLRTGDLGTLVDGELLVTGRLKDLIILRGRNHYPQDLELTAERAHPDLRPGCAAAFAVEVDGEEQLVLVQELERRAGKDYQQIFDAVRGALAREHEVTPWDLVLLKWGTVPKTSSGKIQRQPCRRAYLEGGLKEVARGTLTVAPVTREQEGLDGEALRELEAEARRQALGDMLRRRLAQQLRVAPSELSPDRPLVALGLDSLAAVELQHEIEQEIGVLVPMARLLEDLNLASLVELLAENLDSAAGTGEAGEEEALADTPGGLRRRRLEAAAETAEEPATWPLSEGQRALWAIQRTHPQSAAYLLRAAARIDEEVDSGALREAFAGLVGRHEVLRTVFPSRSGEPYATAVPVAGALDFRVEEARGRGEDELLEEMDREARRPMDAEAGPLVRIVLYRCGPAEHRLLMVFHHLVADFWSAALMIEELGYRYRRALGEDVPLPAGPVVRYRDYVAWQREHLEGGRLEQLMDHWSEALPRPLPVLDIHPDRSRPAVLSDAGGRVGGALDAELAERLEALARETGTTLFVVLLALWSILLHRLSGHPKILVGTPTAGRDTPDLSDVLGYFVNPVVLAADFGGRPTFRQLLLRLRRTTLDAFAHGELPFARLAERLQPTRDPSRSPVFQALFTLQQSHRPELAPLAPFVLGVENARLPLGPLQLHHLELPEQPAQMDLSLVAARTSEGIGLSLVYSRDLFDEATADHLVRRLVTLADAVAEAPWTSVGRLPLLAEPQRQQLLVEWNRTDTEFPEPALIHRLFEDSVDRFGASPALVFGQGFGQSGSAEEALSYAEVEARANRLAHHLLALGVAIETPVAVLLRRGPQIPTALLAVLKARGCYVPLDPSYPAERIAYMLEDSGASLVITEEELLPSLAGFAGRVVALDRDEDVIDGRSQARPHTNHTGPALCGHHLAYTIYTSGSTGRPKGVQVPHRGLVSFLVSMARRPGLGRHDVLASVTTLSFDIFALELFLPLALGAQVVLVSREAAGSGKSLLAVLEDTGATAMQATPTTWRLLLEAGWRGSPALKVLCGGEPLPLDLAQQLARFATSAWNLYGPTETTVWSAVHRLGLDASHVPLGRPIANTRIVLLDRHLEPVPLGVPGQIFIGGVGVARGYWGRPGLTAERFLPDGTGGEDEGVQPGSRLYATGDLGRIGRGGLLEFLGRLDHQVKVRGHRIELGEIETALTAHPAVEQAVVSTWSSRGGDDRLVAYLVVEEEHRQDPELALPQVRRFLGGSLPEAFLPSAVVLLDRFPLTPNGKVDRKALPEPVVESGDKGAGAVPLSGLERKVAEIWQDVLEVEAVGLDENFFDLGGHSLSLARVHDRLVELTGRDLPMVELFRHTTVRSLARLLGEAPASAGRAAASSSPESRTAGGSVVVPGAVPVAVIGVAGRFPGAADPGELWRRVAAGEELLTHFTDEELLAAGVDAELLERPDYVKVAGRMEGADLFDAEFFGFHPREAELMDPQHRVFLEVCWQALEDAGYDPRRTGGRVGVFASAGVHTYIHQAGAVDNASSAARYQIFIGNDKDFVPTRVAYKLGLEGPALNVQTACSSSLVAVHLACRSLAAGECEMALAGGVTIRTPLTEGYLWEEGGIPSPDGHCRAFDAEAQGTVFGSGAGVVALKPLDRALADGDTIHAVVRGTAINNDGAAKIGYTAPSIEGQAQVVAQALATAGVEASSIGYVEAHGTGTALGDPIEVAALAEAFRAGGTPPERCAIGSVKTNLGHLDTAAGVTGLIKAVASLEHRELAPSLHFQQPNPKLSLDATPFFVPTERTPWEISEGARRRAGVSSFGIGGTNAHAVLEEAPPLPATSEPAPWQLLVVSARGDQALTAAAGNLAEALNPEASTSEQDAAPALADAAYTLSMGRRPFLHRTLVVARDAADAAAALRGEEAEPLRRAVAPEEAPPVAFLFPGQGSQHLDMARDLAQEEPRFRAELETCCGLLQPLLGFDLLDLLLPEEPLEGEVREAAAARLTDTAVAQPALFAVEWSLAQLWKSWGVEPVALLGHSIGEYVAATLAGVFCLEEALAVVAARGRLMASLPAGSMAAVDGTPEEVAAVLAELGREDLEIAAVNGPKDVAVSGPDEAVAALLEHLDAGSEEDGPLRARRLHTSHAFHSAMMEPILDAFRGELEACSLSPPALPVISNRTGAPLTADQAVDPSYWADHLRHAVRFADGVETLVSGRVAGLDGEAPWLLEVGPGQALATLARKSAEPSKVLSSLPHPKVSRPAPAVLLETLGRLWLAGVEVDWRGFWDGQRRRRVPLPTYPFQRRRFWLDARKVQAVAEEDLQRRDDPSRWLSVPAWNQEPPLPAGNACPEGRWLVFAPAEELDGGLGHETARALDRALCAESVVRVVPGEAYERQGSLFRIDPDDPEHYQRLFADLAAEFADEGGVPERILHTWAATPVPDLGDEELKEAHLEESRTAAFFSLLWIARGLEISGAGGDVTLTVVSSGLHRITGGETLVPQRALLLGPVEVLPQEHPGLRIEAVDLDPREVAAVAGGDRTAVYDLLALLTVPRPGAIRALRAGEVWRRSFRELPLPPLGRPQAEGSSKGSPEGAAEELPVRLREGGVYLITGGLGGLGLEVARELVRRGRVRLVLLGRREVPPREQWPALLAAGGPVAAAVEALQELEDGGSEVLAFSADVTDEGALSAAVAQAEERFGPLHGVFHCAGVAGGGIALLKNVDEARRVLAPKVEGTLALDRVLGSSPLDFCLLFASVNGILGGFGQSDYAAANAFLDAFARSRYRRRGTYWAAIDWDRWEKVGMAARSASPLSLAGAQSGSQSGAQLGGGSADPQHPLLGVAVLETRERVVFVQEMAPASRWELAEHRIAGHPTLPGTTYLEMARAAFQRVRKSEDSAGEQPVEITDVAFLAPLSVADEAVRQVMLVLEAAEDGRWSFRVASSEPGAPLPGMAGSTNSGSTGAGSWLEHARGTVGDAPAEAVTSPTHDLEALRQRCSVRRITTEEGEARRAAADFLVTGTRWQSLQGLELGDGEGLALLDLPAEV
- a CDS encoding DUF6116 family protein; amino-acid sequence: MAKIGTTGVITYFLSRLRYPQLFSLVLALLVLDLFLFDPIPFLDEILLAAGTILLGMLKNRGDDKDDELPREEKNVTPEEERP
- the leuS gene encoding leucine--tRNA ligase translates to MSDETHPDAYEPSTLEPAWRERWEQDGLYNADIDTEGKPLYALSMLPYPSGDLHMGHWYALVPSDARARYLRMQGYNVLFPIGFDAFGLPAENAAIQRNIHPKEWTYANIERMRGQLRTMGTMFDWRREIISCDPKYYRWTQWFFNRLLKGDLAYRKAAAVDWCPSCNTTLAREQVVGEDRHCERCDTPVTKRQLDQWFFRTTNYAEELLDFSNLDWPERVQTLQEHWIGRSEGAHVVFKTEAGDPLEVFTTRPDTLWGATFMVLAPEHPLVEKLTTDAQRAEVDAYIEATTRQTDVQREAADREKTGVFTGGYAVNPVNGERIPVWIADYVLMSYGSGAIMAVPAHDQRDFEFARRFGLEIRVVIQPEGEEAVPAEAMDAAVEAKGVMVHSGPLTGTPQEEAMEKVLTYLEEQEIGRRAVNYRLRDWLISRQRYWGAPIPVVYCPECGAVPVPDDQLPVELPDDVDWRPTGESPLKLHPTWRHTTCPGCGGEAERETDTMDTFMCSSWYHLRYLSPDYDQGPFDPAEYEHWMPVDCYTGGIEHATMHLIYTRFFHKACRDLGITQGPEPMSQLRNQGIILGEDSEKMSKSRGNVVAPDELVSNYGTDTIRAYLMFFARWEQGGPWSSQGIEGTSRWLRRVWNLFTEAPQNPGTADDATLRQLRRKVHQTLGSVSHDYHHYEFNTIVSSLMELLNEMYSAREAGAGGTEAWDEALRLYTLMLAPTAPHLAEELWQRLGNDYSVHQQAWPKMDEDAAAEEEITLVVQVNGKVRDRIQAPADITREAAEKLALASEAAQRHMDGKEPRKVIYVPGKLVNVVV